The Lepisosteus oculatus isolate fLepOcu1 chromosome 4, fLepOcu1.hap2, whole genome shotgun sequence genome window below encodes:
- the LOC102687672 gene encoding G-protein coupled receptor 4-like, which translates to MNNSNSTGCIIDLRVDQTFIPVLYGCVFCVGLPTNCLALYGLYRLVKADYALPIYAINLLLADLLQIATLPLWIDYYHGGH; encoded by the coding sequence ATGAACAACTCCAACTCCACTGGCTGTATCATTGACCTCAGAGTGGACCAGACCTTCATTCCTGTGCTGTATGGCTGCGTCTTCTGCGTGGGGCTGCCCACCAACTGCCTGGCCCTGTATGGGCTGTACCGCCTGGTCAAGGCCGACTATGCCCTCCCCATCTATGCCATCAACCTCCTCCTGGCCGACCTCCTCCAGATCGCCACCCTTCCCCTCTGGATCGACTACTACCACGGCGGCCACTAG
- the LOC102687871 gene encoding G-protein coupled receptor 4-like has product MNHSNFTSCDKIDFSADQTFLPVLYGCIFCMGLPTNCLALYGLYRLVKANYTLPIYAINLLLADLLQIATLPFWIDYFKSGHTWHFGDIACKIIGSVFYISLAVSILFMCCISLERYLAIVHPLWFQGCRKLRNVYALCLAVWLFIILIVSVGVSIALKRPQDSKLCMESHNWSKTLAIFQLVTPSIVFVIPLLLLVFLSLLVHRSLAQSLSFPEQEKRRISGLLLLIVLLFLLIFGPYHFVKVVLYAGSLAAADKCDFKARVFTSYQISIGLLSVNALLDPMIYIFIYRDTRKKMLDSLPCFRWMRKSTVNSSQ; this is encoded by the coding sequence ATGAACCACTCCAACTTCACTAGCTGTGATAAGATTGACTTCAGTGCTGACCAGACGTTTCTTCCTGTGCTGTATGGATGTATCTTCTGCATGGGGCTGCCTACCAACTGCCTGGCCCTGTATGGGCTGTACCGCCTGGTCAAGGCCAACTACACCCTCCCCATCTACGCCATCAACCTCCTCCTGGCCGACCTCCTCCAGATCGCCACCCTTCCCTTCTGGATTGACTACTTCAAGAGTGGCCACACTTGGCATTTTGGAGACATTGCTTGCAAGATCATTGGCTCCGTGTTCTACATCAGCTTGGCTGTGAGCATCTTATTCATGTGCTGCATCTCCCTGGAGAGGTACCTGGCCATCGTCCATCCACTGTGGTTCCAGGGCTGCCGCAAGCTCAGGAACGTGTATGCGCTATGCCTGGCGGTGTGGCTGTTCATCATCCTTATTGTTTCTGTGGGAGTTTCCATTGCTCTCAAGAGGCCTCAGGACAGCAAACTCTGCATGGAGTCCCACAACTGGAGTAAGACATTGGCCATCTTCCAGCTGGTGACCCCCTCCATCGTCTTTGTCAtccccctgctcctcctggtgttTCTGTCCCTCCTCGTGCACAGGAGCCTAGCCCAGTCCCTCTCCTTCCCAGAGCAGGAGAAGAGGAGGATCTCCGGCCTGCTGCTCCTGATTGTGCTCCTGTTCCTGCTCATCTTTGGGCCCTACCACTTCGTCAAAGTCGTCCTCTACGCGGGCAGCCTCGCAGCCGCGGACAAGTGCGACTTCAAAGCGAGGGTGTTCACCTCGTATCAGATCTCCATAGGCCTGCTGAGCGTCAACGCTCTCCTGGACCCCATGATCTACATCTTCATCTACAGGGACACCAGGAAGAAAATGCTGGACTCTTTACCATGTTTTCGATGGATGAGAAAGTCCACAGTTAACAGCTCGCAGTGA